Proteins co-encoded in one Aspergillus fumigatus Af293 chromosome 6, whole genome shotgun sequence genomic window:
- a CDS encoding Hsp20/alpha crystallin family protein, whose product MAFPRFSTDLAPLFQLLDDYDTHRTYRPKNKVTPVRTFAPKFDVCEFPDGYRLDGELPGVNQSDIEIEFSDPQTIVIKGHVERNYNNTATETGDDSSSTKSRQPTVEDETEEGNASSAIASPAKPAEQTVTNSPTQTNYKLWVSERSIGEFQRTFAFPTRVDQDAVKASLRNGILSIFVPKEAAPKLKKIRVE is encoded by the coding sequence ACCTAGCTCCCTTGTTCCAGCTGTTAGATGACTACGATACCCATCGTACCTATCGCCCAAAGAACAAGGTCACACCTGTCCGGACATTCGCACCCAAGTTCGATGTGTGTGAGTTCCCAGATGGATATCGTCTTGACGGAGAACTTCCCGGTGTCAACCAGAGCGACATCGAGATTGAGTTCAGTGACCCTCAGACTATTGTGATCAAGGGTCACGTAGAACGCAACTACAACAACACCGCTACCGAGACCGGGGACGACAGCTCATCCACCAAGTCCCGTCAACCCACAGTTGAAGACGAAACCGAAGAGGGCAACGCCTCGTCTGCTATCGCATCGCCGGCTAAGCCAGCTGAGCAAACTGTTACAAATTCACCGACCCAGACAAACTACAAGCTCTGGGTCTCTGAGCGCTCAATTGGCGAGTTCCAACGAACCTTCGCCTTCCCAACCAGAGTCGACCAAGATGCTGTCAAAGCAAGTCTGAGAAATGGAATCCTCTCGATATTTGTTCCAAAGGAGGCGGCGCCCAAGTTGAAGAAAATCCGCGTCGAGTAA
- a CDS encoding U2 snRNP complex subunit MSL1, whose translation MKQAERLGKASRDQRAKGRSKRCTNSVYALERVQQQLHKPLGFSARLYSLNLSISVTSCLSKSCLHEWPPYAVAIRTNLCLLAYRTKRQSPCLGPTANRNCLTEIRLYCTNLPDKLRKYDLRLSLYTLFSTYGTVLDVVAMKTEKMRGQAHIVFKDVQASTQAMRALQGFEFFGKEMVSHFFFNGLATALNTVNFQKIVYAKGTSDVIARLRGTYNVPTTTATQATGASTDLQKSIFSGPPGSTALPPKPAGQVNGEAQAAHGTKRPREEESDEEEAPMDEDSDVPMEASSDED comes from the coding sequence ATGAAGCAGGCGGAGCGATTAGGTAAAGCATCACGTGATCAAAGAGCTAAAGGACGTTCAAAAAGATGCACGAATAGTGTTTATGCATTGGAACGCGTTCAACAGCAACTACATAAGCCCCTTGGATTTTCTGCACGTCTATACTCGTTAAATCTCAGTATCTCAGTCACATCCTGTCTCTCTAAATCATGTCTGCACGAGTGGCCTCCGTACGCGGTGGCAATCAGAACAAATCTGTGCCTGCTGGCATACCGAACCAAACGTCAGTCTCCCTGCCTTGGTCCTACCGCTAATCGGAATTGTCTGACAGAAATCAGGCTATACTGTACCAATCTCCCAGACAAACTTCGGAAGTATGACTTACGGTTATCGCTCTATACTCTTTTCTCCACCTACGGTACTGTCTTGGACGTCGTGGCCATGAAAACTGAGAAGATGCGCGGTCAAGCGCATATTGTGTTCAAGGATGTCCAGGCTAGCACTCAAGCTATGCGTGCGTTACAGGGCTTCGAATTCTTCGGCAAAGAAATGGTAAGTCATTTTTTCTTCAACGGCCTCGCCACTGCTCTTAACACGGTGAATTTTCAGAAAATTGTCTATGCCAAGGGCACATCGGATGTGATCGCCAGGCTACGAGGGACCTACAACGTCCCCACAACTACTGCTACCCAAGCTACAGGTGCTTCCACAGATCTCCAGAAATCGATCTTCAGTGGTCCGCCTGGATCCACAGCACTGCCCCCGAAACCCGCGGGGCAGGTCAACGGCGAGGCCCAGGCAGCTCATGGAACTAAGCGGCCTCGTGAGGAAGAAagtgacgaggaagaggcacCCATGGACGAGGACAGTGACGTGCCAATGGAAGCCTCATCAGATGAAGATTAA
- a CDS encoding Zn(II)2Cys6 transcription factor domain-containing protein encodes MSPRMRRLFGTFATDRPFFIGLNFSNRSTVKCDEGHPQCNQCSRLGHICDYRPRLSFRDDTRRTIERMSDVKIAGNIVWDPNACPQSKNASSDSAMHDPLPPFALLVTDEEREGKAETSRPGTYHVIVIPESFTHLPEYIENAAEEELGDTIPSPLCGNIETAQLTNNLGLGDSNVVILRQFKDSKRSSSSQCPSASHSPTSDLRESSLSAVTIDATSQNAADDYPILDMLEQESLEAILLSHFRDVVWMQLVPARGIFNFAGENALDVDVFDREATNFPPVRFAIP; translated from the exons ATGTCTCCTCGTATGCGCCGCTTGTTTGGTACATTCGCAACGGATAGACCTTTTTTTATTGGATTGAACTTTAGTAACCGGTCTACAGTTAAGTGCGACGAAGGTCATCCGCAGTGCAAT CAATGTTCGAGGTTGGGTCACATCTGCGACTATCGACCTCGTCTATCCTTTCGCGACGATACACGCCGAACCATAGAGCGGATGTCTGATGTTAAAATCGCAGGCAATATAGTTTGGGATC CAAACGCATGTCCACAAAGTAAGAACGCCTCGAGCGATTCCGCGATGCATGATCCTCTACCCCCTTTTGCACTGCTCGTTACGGACGAAGAACGGGAGGGGAAGGCAGAAACATCTCGGCCTGGCACATATCacgtcatcgtcatcccgGAGAGTTTTACGCATCTTCCGGAGTACATTGAGAATgcagctgaggaagaacTCGGAGATACAATCCCAAGCCCCTTGTGCGGGAACATTGAGACTGCCCAACTCACAAACAATCTGGGGCTTGGAGATTCCAACGTGGTCATCCTGAGACAATTTAAAGATTCCAAACGGTCATCGTCCTCTCAGTGTCCGAGTGCAAGCCATTCACCCACATCCGACTTGCGCGAGTCTTCACTTTCCGCAGTCACAATTGATGCGACATCTCAAAATGCCGCAGATGATTATCCAATTCTGGACATGTTGGAGCAGGAGAGTCTCGAGGCGATTCTTCTCAGTCATTTTCGCGATGTGGTGTGGATGCAACTCGTCCCAGCCAGAGGGATCTTCAACTTTGCGGGTGAGAATGCACTCGACGTCGATGTCTTCGACCGCGAAGCCACAAACTTTCCTCCTGTAAGATTTGCCATTCCCTAG
- a CDS encoding WW domain protein, which yields MNPNSIHQGDPEGELFLNSASRPPAESPVVGPLRISKRDTPSPASQGSAPLPYPDDRPRLGQMRSSSGSTGSSPTAGESGRHGSPISSVNNLSSMPAGSSATRPSEYPAALRPRDGREPKPATLAERRGNTAPKPLPESPGPDAPDREALFGRKYQRLPASSALSSDGMQREEGIAYPDYQQQYWPPPQPSTPSALSTRVGVSQSLQPPSSTINRISSTASNSTTRAQRGSPPPPETPIVGPGQQPGSDIEARYAASGIAGTSTLAGLHAQSAAAQRRAEPYAGQLPRTQQHQFPTQRPWTPTEQPGSQPHGPPTVYQGAEAVESRSPNPPASSYQPPPPQPVATPPHAAAQGQQPPRIPPNALEQDLERMRISSSPPPAYSSVSGSAAPQGYPNEKQRLSASMGQPALAASHPATMATPTAAAAAPTVSPQDHPAFANEPRQQSPAGFSPQNGTSAGRQPTPVQNAPATSVPGSSTLPPASPPPLPEGWIAHLDPNSGQYYYIHLPTQSTQWEFPKGPTPLNLNETPLSPVGSVYSSHPLASPGFSTFGKPLASPGIPLTPGLAPGYESLQSPVVTGFSGPPPSSGVDLYKVAPTNGVYFGPYLRYTNMDLERGIWLGSILLVTDAAQPPTIHIHQSVDLSPNPRQLKPMSIAVHQRWTFYKYEVDLRMEESGPAKWTYAITSHLGCTRYEFLVAGRYETNWRFVATSGNDFSLNVNANERSRLGGIGFMWKDIMQKHIEIGGFHAQLCCGGQIYADRMWKEIPSLKQWLAISGKEARKNAPWTAAHEEDVSHAYFHYYTSHFDQPYLRESFAQVPYVCQIDDHDIFDGFGSYPEHMQSSNMFKNIGRIGIEMYLLFQHHTTLDILRNVNTDIDLFTITGTGWHFVKYLGPAVVVVGADCRSERNSHQVIAGPTYQGIFPKVAMLPPSVQHCIWMLSVPIIYPRLETAEHIAHTVATGKRAVTGAYNVLGKVTSSVAGVVGAKDMVGSGFDSVKRAVGKSGLMGGILSPFGELDLLDELRDQWTHDSKDLERTYLIRTLQGIAHQKSLRMTFLSGAVNVCGAGLVHDPAHPKDHKTMYQIISSAVVNSPPPSYIIKLLHSSHKPLYIPANGHRSTPSQPTDTKEDMMEIFQTDVTGQTREYRKLMGRRNYVAIVAYDPEVVNTMYGQNMSHGSGKLNLAVDFMVQGDGTYGNVIKYGPVIVPSLEHGK from the exons ATGAACCCCAACAGTATCCATCAGGGTGACCCTGAGGGAGAACTGTTTCTCAATTCCGCGAGTCGACCGCCGGCAGAGTCTCCTGTGGTAGGGCCGTTACGCATCAGCAAACGAGATACACCTTCACCAGCATCCCAGGGCTCTGCGCCGCTTCCATACCCTGATGACCGGCCCCGACTGGGCCAGATGCGCAGCTCGTCTGGTTCCACCGGGTCAAGTCCGACGGCTGGTGAATCTGGCAGACATGGGTCCCCTATTTCATCCGTAAATAACCTGTCCTCGATGCCGGCAGGCTCCAGCGCAACGAGACCCTCGGAGTACCCGGCAGCTCTCCGACCGCGGGACGGTCGCGAGCCCAAGCCAGCTACGTTGGCCGAAAGACGGGGCAATACCGCTCCCAAACCATTACCAGAATCGCCAGGTCCAGATGCGCCAGACAGAGAAGCCTTGTTTGGCCGGAAATATCAGCGCCTTCCGGCGTCTTCGGCCCTATCGTCGGATGGAATGCAGCGGGAGGAAGGTATTGCATATCCGGATTATCAGCAGCAGTATTGGCCGCCGCCTCAACCATCGACTCCATCTGCTCTCTCTACGCGGGTAGGGGTGTCGCAGAGTCTACAACCTCCTAGCAGCACGATCAATCGAATCAGCTCGACCGCATCCAATTCGACAACCCGTGCCCAAAGGGGATCGCCTCCACCCCCGGAAACTCCCATCGTCGGCCCTGGCCAACAGCCTGGATCTGATATTGAGGCCCGGTATGCAGCTTCCGGCATTGCGGGCACCTCAACACTGGCAGGGTTGCATGCACAAAGTGCTGCCGCCCAGCGAAGAGCAGAACCATACGCCGGTCAATTACCTCGaacccagcagcaccagtTTCCCACTCAGCGACCTTGGACTCCAACAGAGCAGCCGGGGTCTCAACCACATGGTCCACCCACAGTTTACCAGGGTGCCGAGGCCGTTGAATCACGATCACCGAATCCACCGGCCAGTTCctatcaacctcctccacctcaaCCTGTCGCAACGCCGCCTCATGCCGCTGCTCAAGGCCAGCAGCCGCCAAGGATTCCGCCTAACGCACTGGAGCAAGACCTTGAAAGGATGCGTATTAGTTCCTCGCCTCCTCCTGCGTACTCGAGTGTATCCGGATCTGCTGCTCCCCAAGGCTATCCCAATGAAAAGCAGCGTTTGTCGGCTTCCATGGGCCAGCCAGCTCTTGCAGCAAGCCATCCAGCAACCATGGCTACTCccactgctgctgctgctgctccgaCGGTCTCGCCCCAAGATCATCCGGCGTTTGCCAACGAACCCCGGCAGCAGTCCCCGGCAGGTTTTTCACCACAGAATGGTACTTCGGCCGGGCGCCAGCCTACCCCTGTGCAGAATGCACCAGCCACTTCCGTGCCCGGCTCATCGACGCTTCCTCCAgcctctccgccgccgcTCCCAGAAGGGTGGATAGCCCATCTGGATCCTAATTCAGGACAGTACTATTATATCCACCTCCCAACTCAGTCGACGCAGTGGGAATTTCCCAAGGGACCGACTCCTTTGAACCTGAACGAAACTCCGTTGTCACCGGTCGGCAGCGTGTACAGTAGTCATCCTCTTGCCTCCCCCGGTTTCTCAACTTTTGGGAAGCCACTGGCGTCTCCCGGCATCCCTCTAACGCCTGGTCTAGCTCCCGGCTATGAGAGTCTGCAATCACCCGTAGTGACTGGTTTCAGCGGGCCCCCTCCAAGCAGTGGGGTTGATCTGTACAAAGTTGCTCCAACCAACGGTGTCTACTTCGGACCCTATCTCCGGTACACGAACATGGATCTCGAGCGCGGTATCTGGCTGGGCTCTATTCTGCTGGTCACCGACGCTGCCCAGCCGCCAACCAtccacattcatcaaagcGTCGATCTGTCGCCCAATCCCCGGCAGCTCAAGCCAATGAGCATTGCCGTGCACCAGCGCTGGACGTTTTACAAGTACGAGGTTGACTTGCGGATGGAGGAGTCTGGTCCCGCCAAGTGGACGTATGCCATTACGTCGCACCTTGGCTGCACTCGATACGAATTCCTCGTGGCTGGTCGGTACGAGACGAACTGGCGCTTCGTCGCCACTTCCGGCAACGACTTCTCGTTAAACGTGAATGCAAATGAGAGGTCCCGTCTGGGAGGAATCGGTTTCATGTGGAAGGACATCATGCAGAAACATATTGAGATTGGGGGCTTTCATGCGCAGCTGTGCTGTGGCGGCCAGATTTACGCGGATCGAATGTGGAAGGAGATTCCATCACTGAAGCAGTGGCTTGCGATTAGTGGGAAAGAGGCTCGCAAAAATGCACCGTGGACAGCAGCGCATGAGGAGGACGTTTCTCATGCTTATTTCCATTATTACACCAGTCATTTTGACCAGCCTTATTTGAGGGAGTCGTTTGCTCAGGTTCCGTACGTCTGCCAGATCGATGACCATGATAT CTTTGATGGGTTCGGCTCCTACCCTGAGCATATGCAATCCTCGAACATGTTCAAGAACATCGGGCGCATTGGTATTGAGATGTATCTGCTCTTCCAACACCATACGACGCTGGACATCTTGCGAAATGTCAACACCGACATAGATCTTTTCACCATCACGGGGACGGGTTGGCATTTTGTCAAGTATTTAGGACCAGCTGTTGTCGTCGTTGGCGCTGATTGTAGGTCGGAACGAAACTCGCACCAAGTCATAGCTGGACCGACGTATCAGGGCATTTTCCCTAAGGTCGCCATGTTACCTCCTTCGGTGCAGCACTGTATATGGATGTTGTCGGTCCCCATCATCTACCCCCGGTTAGAGACTGCCGAGCACATTGCACATACGGTTGCCACGGGGAAAAGGGCCGTTACCGGGGCGTACAACGTGTTGGGCAAAGTCACGAGCTCTGTAGCCGGCGTGGTTGGTGCCAAAGATATGGTCGGCTCTGGGTTTGACTCGGTCAAGCGAGCCGTGGGTAAGTCTGGTCTCATGGGTGGGATACTAAGTCCCTTTGGGGAGTTGGATCTGCTCGATGAACTGCGCGATCAATGGACGCATGATTCCAAG GATCTCGAACGGACATATCTCATTCGCACACTTCAAGGCATCGCCCACCAGAAGTCTCTGCGAATGACCTTCCTTTCCGGTGCCGTGAACGTCTGCGGCGCGGGCCTAGTGCATGATCCCGCCCACCCAAAGGACCACAAGACCATGTACCAGATAATCTCCTCGGCCGTTGTCAACAGCCCTCCCCCCTCGTACATCATCAAACTCCTCCACAGCAGCCACAAGCCCCTATACATTCCCGCGAACGGCCACCGCTCGACCCCGTCGCAGCCCACGGATACCAAGGAAGACATGATGGAAATCTTCCAGACGGACGTCACGGGCCAAACACGCGAATATCGTAAACTTATGGGTCGGCGCAACTACGTGGCCATCGTCGCCTACGACCCCGAGGTCGTAAACACCATGTACGGCCAGAACATGTCCCATGGCAGCGGCAAGCTTAATCTCGCCGTCGACTTTATGGTGCAAGGCGACGGCACCTATGGGAATGTGATCAAGTATGGACCCGTCATTGTCCCAAGCCTGGAGCATGGGAAATGA
- a CDS encoding WD40 repeat domain-containing protein yields the protein MSAPEVHHLFHSPIADHSFSSDKSTLAVARENNVELYQRTGNKFSLTDELKGHEKTVTSVDIAPNSGRIVTCSQDRNAYVWEQTPTGWKPTLVLLRINRAATFVRWSPSEQKFAVGSGARVIAVCYFEEENDWWISKHLKKPIRSTITTLSWHPNSVLLAAGSTDSHARVFSSFIKGIDTRPEPSAWGERLPFNTVCGEFLNDSAGWIHAVCFSPSGNALAFTGHDSSVTVVYPSAPEQPPRAMLNITTRLLPFTSLIWNGENEIIAAGHDCEPFRFSGDESGWKLAGAIESKTGAGAGSVRDESALNMFRQMDLKGQTHADTQLKTIHQNTINTIRVYKETGGAVHQFSTSGVDGRVVVWTI from the exons ATGTCTGCACCTGAGGTCCATCATTTGTTTCACAGTCCGATTGCGGATCATTCCTTCTCAAGCGATAAGAGCACCTTGGCCGTTGCGCGGGAGAACAATGTGGAACTTTATCAGCGAACAGGCAACAAGTTCTCCTTGACCGATGAACTCAAGGGGCATGAAAAGACCGTAACAAGTGTTGATATTGCTCCCAATAGTGGCCGTATCGTCACTTGTTCCCAAG ATCGTAATGCTTATGTTTGGGAACAAACTCCGACTGGTTGGAAGCCGACTCTAGTGCTTCTCCGGATCAACAGAGCTGCAACTTTTGTGCGTTGGTCCCCATCAGAGCAGAAATTCGCTGTTGGCTCGGGAGCCCGCGTCATTGCCGTCTGCTACTTCGAAGAGGAGAACGACTGGTGGATTTCAAAGCACCTGAAGAAGCCCATTCGGAGCACCATCACTACTCTCTCGTGGCACCCAAACTCCGTTCTGCTGGCCGCAGGTTCGACGGACTCTCATGCACGGGttttctccagcttcatcAAAGGTATCGACACTCGCCCCGAGCCAAGCGCTTGGGGAGAACGTCTTCCTTTCAACACAGTCTGCGGGGAGTTCCTTAACGACTCAGCTGGATGGATCCATGCCGTGTGCTTCTCCCCGAGTGGAAACGCTCTAGCTTTCACTGGTCATGACAGCAGTGTCACTGTTGTTTACCCCAGTGCCCCCGAACAACCTCCTAGGGCCATGTTGAACATCACCACACGCCTCTTGCCTTTTACTAGCCTGATTTGGAACGGGGAAAACGAGATTATTGCCGCGGGTCAT GATTGCGAGCCATTCCGCTTCAGCGGTGATGAGAGCGGGTGGAAGCTGGCAGGTGCTATCGAGAGCAAGACGGGAGCCGGAGCTGGCAGTGTGCGGGACGAGTCGGCCCTCAATATGTTCCGCCAGATGGATCTCAAGGGACAGACTCACGCGGACACACAGCTGAAGACGATCCATCAGAACACCATCAACACAATTAGGGTGTATAAAGAGACGGGCGGTGCGGTCCATCAGTTTAGCA CGAGCGGAGTTGATGGTCGTGTCGTGGTCTGGACCATCTAG
- a CDS encoding lipase family protein: protein MRLRLMAWGVSSVMLHKYSLFCLTIFSCLFVVSVDGAILGRDDEGRQQIPDELFESLEELSRIVDVSYCVGTTEIRKPFKCLSHCSEFQGFELVTTWNTGPFLSDSCGYVTLSHEPSPKRIIVAFRGTYSIANTIIDLSAYPQAYVPYHPEDGKVSDHLQCLNCTVHAGFLASWSNARAIVLEHVAVARARYPDYSLVLTGHSLGGAVAALAGVEMQLRGWEPQVTTFGEPRIGNKAFVEFLDRIFDLDGLGADAQDTRFRRVTHINDPVPLLPLSEWGYEMHAGEIFIAKEELSPLPHDIRLCQGDNDARCIAGTDGAVTRMLNELDDTVLPKQPLAKRVQSPHQAVLADVDPHSSADVDEQVQTPFSLPWHLIPSRYRLWELFFAHRDYFWRLGLCVPGGDPTGKII from the exons ATGAGACTGAGACTCATGGCATGGGGCGTTTCGTCAGTCATGCTTCACAAGTATAGCCTGTTCTGTCTCACTATTTTCTCCTGCCTCTTCGTTGTGAGCGTGGATGGGGCAATACTCGGTAGGGATGATGAAGGCCGACAGCAGATACCTGATGAACTCTTTGAATCACTCGAAGAGCTCTCACGTATCGTTGATGTTTCGTACTGTGTTGGGACCACTGAAATTCGGAAGCCATTCAAGTGTCTCAGTCATTGTAGTGAATTCCAGGGCTTCGAACTGGTCACC ACATGGAATACCGGTCCTTTCCTTTCCGATTCCTGTGGCTATGTAACCCTCTCCCACGAACCATCTCCGAAGCGGATCATCGTTGCCTTTCGCGGCACTTACTCGATCGCCAACACGATCATCGATCTATCCGCCTATCCTCAGGCCTATGTACCGTATCATCCCGAGGATGGAAAAGTGTCCGACCATTTACAATGTCTGAACTGCACAGTTCATGCGGGGTTTTTGGCCTCGTGGAGCAATGCTCGCGCCATAGTACTCGAGCACGTAGCTGTGGCAAGGGCCCGGTACCCGGATTACAGCTTGGTTTTGACCGGCCACTCGCTTGGCGGCGCCGTCGCCGCTCTTGCCGGGGTCGAAATGCAACTGCGCGGGTGGGAGCCACAAGTGACCACTTTCGGAGAGCCAAGAATCGGAAACAAGGCTTTTGTGGAATTTCTTGATCGGATCTTTGATCTAGATGGCTTGGGAGCTGATGCCCAGGACACCAGATTTCGAAGAGTCACACATATCAACGATCCGGTCCCCCTACTCCCATTGTCAGAATGGGGTTATGAGATGCATGCGGGAGAGATCTTTATCGCTAAGGAGGAGCTCTCGCCTCTACCCCATGATATCAGACTGTGCCAGGGCGACAACGATGCGCGATGCATTGCAGGAACGGATGGAGCTGTAACGCGCATGCTGAACGAGTTGGATGATACCGTTTTGCCCAAGCAGCCTCTAGCGAAACGAGTCCAGTCACCCCATCAGGCCGTTTTGGCAGACGTGGATCCTCATAGTAGTGCAGATGTCGACGAGCAAGTACAGACGCCATTCAGCCTGCCTTGGCATCTTATTCCCTCCAGATACCGACTGTGGGAGCTGTTCTTCGCTCATCGTGATTATTTCTGGCGGCTTGGGCTTTGTGTACCAGGCGGTGATCCGACTGGCAAGATAATCTGA